The following proteins are encoded in a genomic region of Cryptococcus gattii WM276 chromosome I, complete sequence:
- a CDS encoding Hypothetical Protein (Similar to TIGR gene model, INSD accession AAW45821.1): MPSLWTRVKGWEAIKEPMLRQAMGRNMIALAPQTTPLESDRWMVIVSIVILCLTVLGAGMTLSSMAINELVFSRPGTTRTRIVQALVLSDFLLGIIGLISSSLTLTGDGHLMAHATTSCSGLGFMLTAVLWSEHLWTLLLAFATYMILINPLHSMTLWLEKKWFYFYIIVWVIAVMMGLIGYKVYGYYPAGGICFYGNNTGLYAELIQFIPRAIVCLTITILYSRLIIFLRRPDKIRAKTGSTTGYSYETASDAGRGSILSPSTNPFRRNRASTSNTPHGNQNAARAPVSGETSESSQPVELIKEKDSRPISASAGKPWSLPTSPTSSPANMTNLPPWERIELPAFQIDGEKFGGPAMAVGGPSSLWNGWKGLGGRRRPSTGSSMVSPQIQEASKFGSISSSIDYGTVSPRGVDRELRASSQALTAPQMETIVSGESPATPRDHLSSISPLPQNVTDGVSSSRHGKASSSATMIDPSSCTHRLSHGSFTNLPPPDITWAIENRRPSVATVVEPIECTKASKNLSMPSKALDNDAFIAPVEQSVQPQPMRPLSPIIAQSIASQPHSPSQPHTALFSNPKSLHSRQNTLSGPDIGTSSAPAVLEADELDEDMEMDLIKMLAAAPSNVDDRFAPPAGEHYELVPESISSYLNRKTAMLMLWFPLGYIFLFSVSFVRIIYDLCGNPPHALRAISRWFILAQGLLDAIIYGVIEWHTKRVVRKRVRRGTFSPHHSSTGSRVANSTSRVVNGITSRMAHSRGNGFGSGFGIGSATARNRENMPGDSGRVSHQAEQTRSELYGVHVTSVKNGLDTSPRNEEEPVLDEKQKSGNGEVLSKKG; the protein is encoded by the exons ATGCCGAGTCTGTGGACTCGAGTAAAGGGATGGGAGGCGATCAAAGAGCCAATGCTGCGTCAGGCAATGGGGCGAAATATGATTGCATTAGCTCCGCAAACAACCCCGTTAGAATCTGATCGATGGATGGTTATCGTGAGTATCGTTATACTA TGTTTGACTGTACTTGGAGCTGGGATGACACTTTCGTCCATGGCGATTAATGAGTTAGTCTTTTCACGACCAGGTACCACACGTACACGTATTGTCCAAGCATTGGTCCTCAGCGACTTTCTTCTTGG AATCATCGGCCTCATCTCCTCGAGTCTCACCCTCACTGGTGATGGTCATTTGATGGCTCATGCAACGACCTCTTGCTCAGGTTTGGGTTTTATGCTTACTGCCGTCTTATGGTCTG AGCATTTATGGACACTTTTACTTGCATTTGCTACTTACATGATCTTGATCAAT CCTTTACACTCTATGACTTTATGGCTAGAGAAAAAGTGGTTTTATTTTTATATAATTG TTTGGGTGATAGCTGTAATGATGGGTCTGATTGGTTACAAAGTCTATGGCTATTATCCTG CTGGAGGAATTTGTTTTTACGGAAACAACACTGGACTGTACGCTGAGCTCATCCAATTCATCCCTAG GGCAATTGTCTGCTTGACTATAACTATTCTCTATTCTCGTctcatcatctttctcCGCAGACCTGACAAGATTCGTGCCAAAACCGGCTCCACCACCGGATATTCGTACGAAACCGCTTCTGATGCAGGTCGAGGTTCTATATTGTCGCCCTCCACAAATCCTTTTAGACGAAATCGCGCCAGCACTAGCAATACTCCCCATGGAAATCAAAATGCAGCCAGAGCCCCAGTTTCAGGGGAAACCTCGGAAAGCTCTCAACCGGTAGAATTAATAAAGGAAAAGGATTCTAGACCTATTTCTGCTTCTGCTGGAAAACCGTGGTCTCTTCCAACTTCGCCAACATCATCACCTGCAAATATGACAAATTTACCGCCCTGGGAGCGGATAGAACTTCCTGCCTTCCAGATTGACGGTGAGAAATTTGGCGGTCCAGCAATGGCTGTTGGGGGCCCTTCGTCGCTGTGGAATGGCTGGAAAGGTctgggaggaagaaggcgaCCCTCGACTGGCTCGTCTATGGTATCGCCTCAAATTCAGGAGGCGTCTAAATTTGGAAGCATATCATCTAGCATTGATTACGGAACAGTCAGCCCCCGAGGGGTGGATAGAGAATTGAGGGCATCATCTCAAGCTTTAACAGCACCTCAAATGGAGACGATAGTTTCTGGAGAGAGCCCGGCGACACCACGCGATCACTTGTCTTCAATATCCCCTTTACCCCAAAACGTAACAGATGGTGTTTCCAGCAGCCGACATGGAAAGGCTAGTTCTTCAGCTACGATGATTGATCCCTCCTCGTGCACGCATAGATTATCTCATGGAAGCTTCACCAACTTACCACCACCTGATATAACATGGGCAATCGAGAATCGTCGTCCTTCTGTTGCAACCGTAGTAGAACCGATAGAATGCACGAAGGCGTCCAAAAATCTATCGATGCCTTCCAAAGCACTCGATAACGATGCTTTCATCGCACCTGTGGAACAATCTGTACAGCCTCAACCAATGAGACCTCTTTCACCTATAATTGCACAATCCATTGCTTCTCAACCTCATTCCCCTTCTCAACCTCATACTGCTCTCTTCTCTAATCCAAAATCTCTACACTCTCGTCAAAATACGTTATCTGGGCCCGACATCGGGACCAGTTCCGCACCAGCTGTGTTGGAAGCAGACGAGCTTGATGAGGACATGGAGATGGATCTTATAAAGATGCTAGCTGCTGCACCTTCAAATGTCGATGACAGATTCGCTCCTCCTGCCGGTGAACATTATGAGCTCGTACCAGAAAGCATATCAAGCTATCTCAACAGGAAAACTGCCATGTTGATGCTTTGGTTCCCTCTAGGG TAtattttccttttctctgTGTCTTTTGTTCGCATCATCT ATGATTTATGTGGCAATCCTCCACATGCTCTGCGGGCCATTTCACGATGGTTCATCTTGGCTCAAGGTCTTCTTGATGCAATCATCTATGGTGTCATTGAGTGGCA TACTAAGCGTGTAGTTCGCAAGCGTGTACGCCGGGGAACCTTCTCCCCTCATCATTCCAGCACCGGATCTAGAGTGGCCAACAGCACATCACGCGTTGTCAACGGCATAACATCCCGTATGGCACACTCTCGGGGAAATGGCTTTGGAAGCGGGTTCGGGATCGGCTCTGCAACAGCAAGAAATCGCGAGAATATGCCAGGAGATAGTGGCCGTGTTAGCCACCAAGCAGAACAGACAAGGAGTGAGTTGTATGGGGTGCATGTGACGAGCGTAAAAAATGGGCTGGACACAAGCCCACGAAACGAAGAGGAACCTGTATTGGATGAGAAGCAAAAATCAGGTAATGGTGAAGTGCTAAGCAAGAAGGGCTGA
- a CDS encoding 60s ribosomal protein l20 (yl17), putative (Similar to SGTC gene model, INSD accession EAL18548.1) has protein sequence MARFTEYSVVGRTLPTEADPAPKLYRMRIFAPNEVVAKSRYWYYLRQLKKAKKAHGEIVALNVIHEKKPLKVKNFAIWLRYDSRSGTHNMVKEFRALSRAEAVEAMYQDMAARHRARFRNVQILRVAEVEKKDDIRRPYIKQLLEPGLKFPLPHRRTKSKAWYAANRPSTWA, from the exons ATGGCTCGTTTCACCGAGTACTCTGTTGTGGGCCGAACCCTCCCTACCGAGGCGGACCCTGCTCCCAAGCTCTA CCGCATGAGGATCTTTGCCCCCAACGAGGTCGTCGCCAAGTCCCGATACTGGTACTACCTTCGTCAGTTGAAGAAGGCCAAGAAGGCTCACGGTGAGATCGTTGCCCTCAACGTC ATCCACGAGAAGAAGCCTCTTAAGGTTAAGAACTTCGCTATCTGGCTCCGATACGACTCTCGATCTGGTACCCACAAC ATGGTCAAGGAGTTCCGTGCTCTTTCCCGTGCCGAGGCCGTCGAGGCTATGTACCAAGACATGGCTGCCCGACACCGTGCCCGATTCAGGAATGTTCAGATCCTCCGTGTTGCCGaggttgagaagaaggatgacATCAGGAGGCCTTACATCAAGCAGCTCCTCGAGCCCGGACTCAAGTTCCCTCTCCCCCACCGAAGGACCAAGTCCAAGGCTTGGTACGCCGCCAACAGGCCT TCTACCTGGGCTTAA
- a CDS encoding uncharacterized protein (Similar to TIGR gene model, INSD accession AAW45914.1) yields MSVLTDHYDDSPSDSSTSSSGNMSLSSSSSSSLSLPSTSVNFVPLSKAPDTVRISQADDQWNETRGRTPYASDSTTASSSPLSTPRRIARRKKLVYDALECACLLASTANGEVMTKLEIERMQSAQKTGKRLKNDRGEDWSTQRPWEKLVKSLRELQKENPVETKIIERCTAVLNEIVETQVRPLTGLKLIMQPLSGFESRAARSLKIKKLINSLSMSLRNPSALADVPLFLLLRFARYALSPAKSKPYLDLSRLPYPDVKTLLEEMDIDGLMELVGCEAADVTHLDLSNNFLTHFPHWPTFPFPNIQVLRMTSNPLSSVPYCLIHLPHLRRIPHRDTLLAHPRSGQDCAHKTYFWGTGHPSLPNRIELDKKQVSALPKRERGVPSLVEFGMLMVARQRVELTPIEDNQWLNTARDFMPVHLSERMENSFICDRCHQLHIPPPLEMAEVTRKVGQRFGDKVWDAKWMTGWQLKKRHEDRSSTVWLEMVLCPLCLYHVLAVTSGR; encoded by the exons ATGAGTGTGCTTACAGACCACTACGATGACTCCCCATCAGACTCCTCGACGTCCTCGTCTGGGAACATGTCTTTgtcctcctcctcgtcttcttcactATCTTTACCCTCCACGTCGGTAAATTTTGTTCCATTATCAAAAGCACCAGATACTGTCCGAATATCTCAAGCCGACGATCAATGGAACGAGACGAGGGGTCGTACACCATACGCGTCAGACTCCACCACAGCATCTTCGTCGCCTTTGAGTACACCACGTAGAATAGCTAGACGAAAGAAGCTGGTGTATGATGCTTTGGAATGTGCTTGTTTGCTTGCTTCCACAGCCAATGGGGAGGTCATGACAAAGCTTGAGATTGAGAGGATGCAAAGTGCACAGAAAACTGGAAAGAGACTCAAGAATGATAGAGGAGAGGACTGGAGCACCCAGCGCCCTTGGGAGAAGCTAGTCAAATCATTAAGAGAGCTACAGAAAGAGAATCCTGTGGAAACAAAGATCATCGAGCGATGCACCG CCGTTCTGAACGAAATTGTCGAGACGCAAGTACGGCCATTAACCGGCCTGAAGTTGATCATGCAGCCCTTGTCTGGGTTCGAGAGTCGAGCAGCACGTTCGCTGAAAATCAAGAAGCTTATTAATTCACTCTCCATGTCTTTACGAAATCCATCCGCGTTGGCCGACGTTCCATTGTTCTTGCTTTTGCGTTTCGCACGCTATGCTCTGTCTCCAGCAAAGTCTAAGCCTTATCTGGATCTGTCGCGTCTCCCTTATCCAGATGTCAAAACACTCCTGGAAGAAATGGATATTGACGGGCTGATGGAACTTGTTGGATGTGAGGCAGCCGATGTAACCCACCTGGATTTGTCCAACAATTTCCTTACTC ACTTCCCTCATTGGCCTACGTTCCCATTTCCAAACATTCAGGTCCTCCGCATGACTTCCAACCCCCTTTCCTCTGTCCCGTACTGCCTCATTCACCTGCCCCATCTGCGACGTATTCCGCACAGAGACACTCTTCTTGCACACCCTCGCTCCGGCCAGGATTGTGCACACAAGACATATTTCTGGGGCACAGGTCATCCGTCACTGCCAAACAGAATAGAGCTTGACAAAAAGCAAGTCAGTGCGCTACCCAAAAGGGAACGTGGGGTGCCGAGCTTAGTCGAGTTTGGGATGTTGATGGTCGCTCGTCAACGAGTCGAATTAACGCCCATCGAAGATAACCAGTGGTTAAACACAGCACGCGACTTCATGCCCGTCCATTTGAGTGAAAGAATGGAGAACTCATTTATTTGTGATAGATGCCATCAGCTGCATatccctcctcctctggAGATGGCCGAGGTCACGAGAAAAGTCGGACAACGATTTGGTGATAAAGTTTGGGATGCGAAGTGGATGACGGGATGGcagctgaagaagagacaTGAGGATCGTTCCTCGACTGTCTGGTTGGAAATGGTGCTGTGTCCCCTATGTTTGTATCACGTATTGGCTGTAACGTCCGGTAGATGA
- a CDS encoding ATP-dependent RNA helicase DDX18 (DEAD-box protein 18) (Similar to TIGR gene model, INSD accession AAW45820.1): protein MADDIELNFAVPATGVVRQIAPKKGGRWTDRVRAKREARDAFKSMKENPLPTQTLSTPIVSGPKLAPKPTVTKPVPTPVPVSRLPLIKPQVVPPPPSANATAGPSRPVPPPRAASSNAHKTASTPAPATIKPRTSLPSNAFELPLLPFQAGLSRQQSAEKPKAPQFISSLFTSAPLPSIKSSTAPEVPAGAPSNAPVDTTTFQGLGLNKLLINHLKGKMGVEKPTGIQRSCLPYMLSSPLNPDKKAGDESQKEEPLRDVLIQAQTGSGKTLSYLLPIVQTLLPLSRLSYIDRSIGTLAIILAPTRELAQQISKVLEQLLHMSFVASKEGSDDEDEDDRPFTRWLVSGLLTGGSTRTHEKAKLRKGVPILVSTPGRLLDHLQNTMSFQCAKTMFLVLDEADRLMDLGFEETIQGIIKALEGRRRNEINIEKEMDKEGGGTMRWPFWDRGRLNVLCSATVDAKVERLAGAALRDPVLFRSEKDEAEAKKKAEGKDDAVAKALNEAQAVVIPQESEEKFTPPSQLSQKYVVLPTKLRLVALVALLRSLISSVAKGINVNNGTKVIVFLSSTDAVDFHWKLLGGVQMGQQGQQADEENEEEEEEEGESAEELDSDAEPKLKKSKRKTKSKSTDDIVSLTSPLFPNATLHRLHGSLPLRTRLASLKAFATSSSQPSVLFATSVASRGLDLPLVRAVVQYDLPTEGGANEYVHRVGRTARAGKGGEAWAFVSPSEEGWVKWIEGKMGAAEGKGGVNLAQVGVEDVLRRGFGGKSYEYEARATDVQLGFENWVLASEQNAALARKAFASFVRAYSTHPLEEKQFFHTKLLHLGHLAKSFALREAPAQLASALSAGKSKKSKSKATSSATQPGKRKRDEDEEDVEERGGKELTARNETERRMYEAVRKQGRTIKSGGKLGEFSGKGQNKGQKAATTGGEFHIVNAGELERLVAKRK from the exons ATGGCTGACGATATCGAGCTTAACTTTGCTGTACCAGCAACAGGCGTCGTGAGGCAAATAGCCCCGAAGAAGGGTGGCAGATGGACTGACAG AGTGAGAGCAaaaagagaagcaagagaTGCCTTCAAAAGCATGAAAGAAAACCCTTTACCAACACAAACCCTCTCTACACCTATCGTTTCTGGGCCCAAACTCGCTCCCAAACCGACCGTAACCAAGCCAGTCCCTACACCTGTACCCGTGTCACGACTTCCATTAATTAAGCCCCAGGTGGTCCCACCACCTCCGTCTGCAAATGCAACTGCTGGTCCATCTCGTCCAGTACCGCCTCCTCGGGCTGCGAGCTCAAATGCTCACAAAACTGCTTCTACACCAGCGCCCGCCACCATCAAGCCTAGAACTTCACTTCCCTCCAACGCCTTCGAGCTTCCTCTTTTACCTTTTCAAGCTGGGCTATCTCGACAGCAATCCGCGGAAAAGCCCAAGGCTCCCCAGTTTATCTCTTCTCTGTTTACATCTGCTCCCCTTCCGAGCATAAAGTCATCTACTGCTCCAGAGGTACCTGCCGGCGCCCCGTCCAACGCACCTGTAGACACAACAACATTTCAGGGTTTGGGCCTCAACAAGCTCCTCATCAACCATTTAAAAGGGAAAATGGGAGTAGAGAAGCCAACAGGTATTCAGCGAAGCTGTCTGCCATACATGCTCTCTTCCCCTTTGAACCCTGACAAGAAAGCTGGGGATGAAAGCCAGAAAGAGGAACCTCTTCGCGATGTCCTCATACAAGCACAGACTGGTTCCGGTAAAACTCTTTCTTATCTCCTTCCTATCGTCCAaactcttctccctctctcaAGATTATCGTATATTGATCGCTCCATCGGTACATTGGCCATCATCCTGGCACCTACTCGGGAACTCGCCCAGCAAATTTCCAAGGTGCTCGAACAGCTATTGCATATGTCCTTTGTTGCCTCCAAGGAAGGCAGTGAcgacgaggacgaggatgatAGACCATTCACTCGATGGTTGGTTTCTGGTTTGTTAACTGGTGGATCGACGAGAACACACGAAAAGGCAAAGTTGAGAAAAGGTGTTCCGATTCTGGTGTCTACTCCCGGTCGACTGTTAGACCATTTGCAGAACACTATGTCTTTCCAGTGTGCCAAGACGATGTTTCTCGTTCTTGATGAAGCCGACAGACTTATGGACCTTGGTTTTGAGGAGACTATTCAGGGTATCATCAAGGCACTGGaaggcagaagaagaaatgaaaTCAACATTGAAAAGGAGATGGATAAAGAGGGAGGTGGTACCATGCGTTGGCCCTTCTGGGACCGAGGACGACTCAATGTCCTGTGTTCAGCAACTGTCGATGCCAAGGTCGAGAGACTCGCGGGAGCTGCTCTGAGAGACCCTGTTCTCTTTCGTTCggagaaggatgaggcagaggcaaagaagaaggctgaAGGCAAGGATGACGCTGTCGCTAAAGCTCTCAACGAAGCACAGGCCGTTGTCATTCCTCAGGAATCTGAAGAAAAGTTTACTCCCCCTTCCCAACTTTCGCAAAAATATGTGGTTCTGCCTACCAAGCTTCGGCTTGTCGCGCTTGTTGCTCTCCTCCGATCACTTATTTCATCTGTCGCTAAGGGAATAAACGTGAATAATGGTACGAAGGTCATTGTGTTTTTGAGCTCTACGGATGCAGTAGATTTCCATTGGAAGCTACTTGGTGGAGTGCAGATGGGTCAGCAAGGACAACAGGCGGAtgaagagaatgaagaagaggaggaggaagaaggggagagTGCCGAGGAACTCGACTCCGACGCCGAACCGAAACTCAAGAAGAGCAAACGCAAAACTAAATCCAAATCTACCGACGACATTGTGTCTCTCAcctctcctctcttcccaaACGCTACCCTTCATCGATTACACGGTTCCCTCCCTCTTCGTACCCGTCTCGCTTCCCTCAAAGCTTTCgccacctcttcttcccagCCCTCTGTACTCTTCGCCACTTCTGTAGCTTCTCGTGGTCTCGATCTTCCTCTTGTTAGGGCGGTGGTACAATACGATCTTCCCACAGAAGGTGGTGCAAACGAGTACGTGCACAGAGTTGGACGTACCGCCCGAGCGGGTAAGGGTGGTGAGGCATGGGCATTTGTCTCGCCTAGTGAGGAAGGTTGGGTAAAGTGGATCGAGGGCAAGATGGGTGCGGCCGAAGGCAAGGGTGGTGTGAACCTCGCCCAAGTTGGTGTGGAGGATGTCTTGAGAAGAGGATTTGGAGGCAAGTCATACGAATACGAAGCGAGAGCGACGGATGTGCAATTGGGCTTTGAAAATTGGGTTTTGGCATCTGAGCAG AATGCTGCTCTTGCACGAAAAGCTTTTGCTTCCTTCGTCCGAGCTTATTCTACCCACCCTCTCGAGGAGAAACAATTCTTCCACACAAAGCTGCTGCATTTGGGTCATTTGGCCAAATCCTTTGCATTGCGAGAAGCGCCTGCTCAGTTAGCCAGTGCTCTTTCAGCTGGCAAATCCAAAaaatccaagtccaagGCTACATCCAGCGCCACTCAGCcagggaagaggaagcgagatgaggatgaggaggacGTGGAAGAGCGAGGAGGCAAGGAGTTGACTGCTAGAAACGAGACAGAGAGAAGAATGTACGAGGCAGTCAGGAAGCAAGGAAGGACGATCAAGAGTGGAGGTAAGCTGGGAGAGTTCTCAGGCAAGGGTCAGAACAAGGGGCAAAAGGCAGCAACAACTGGCGGCGAGTTCCATATTGTCAATGCGGGAGAGTTGGAGAGGTTGGTCGCAAAGAGGAAGTAA
- a CDS encoding uncharacterized protein (Similar to SGTC gene model, INSD accession EAL18543.1) produces the protein MSLGSEFDGSKRWKSLEERGISSEALEGLTIESRECLERLTNYDSHSVHDFGIVKRAAVLVVLFQREADEKLHVLLTTRAKTLRRHPSQTALPGGKVDPDDRDATHTARREAFEEVNLPLEHPSIHNLTVLEPVMTILPLNAHMKNHIIVIPVVCFLSDVSLLEHLLPSPDEVDAIFTHPLKGCLTGTVEGKDLEGLAEKGSEWWPYEEEFHSIEDRIGTTGGYRMHRFRTKRTPIKGLTSDVLVHAASVAYGSPPAFGQFAPNQPPFSSAISNVVLELPGVIDQSITSSVPGEPPRVLEWGGTEKGTRIISREQYELV, from the exons ATGAGCCTAGGATCTGAATTTGATGGCTCCAAACGGTGGAAATCATTAGAAGAACGAGGCATCTCCTCCGAGGCACTGGAAGGGCTTACGATCGAGTCCAGGGAGTGCTTGGAGAGGCTCACGAATTACGATTCACACTCTGTGCACGA CTTCGGGATAGTGAAGCGTGCAGCTGTTCTGGTCGTCTTGTTCCAAAGAGAGGCCGATGAAAAGCTGCATGTCTTGTTGACCACCAGGGCTAAGACACTTCG AAGGCATCCATCCCAGACT GCACTTCCAGGTGGGAAAGTAGATCCGGATGATAGAGATGCAACACATACAGCT AGAAGAGAAGCGTTTGAAGAGGTCAACCTTCCCCTCGAACATCCTTCAATACATAACTTGACCGTACTCGAGCCTGTAATGACCATCTTACCTTTGAATGCTCATATGAAGAACCACATTATTGTCATTC CTGTCGTGTGCTTCCTCTCTGACGTGTCTCTATTGGAACATCTTCTGCCAAGTCCTGATGAGGTAGACGCTATCTTCACTCATCCGCTCAAAGGATGTTTGACTGGCACGGTTGAAGGAAAGGACCTTGAGGGGCTGGCAGAGAAAGGAAGTGAATGGTGGCCATATGAAGAGGAATTTCAT TCAATCGAGGATAGAATAGGA ACTACTGGGGGCTACCGGATGCAT CGTTTTAGGACGAAGAGAACACCTATAAAAGGATTAACATCAGACGT ATTGGTTCATGCGGCATCTGTAGCTTATGGATCTCCTCCGGCCTTTGGACAGTTTGCTCCCAATCAACCCCCATTCTCAAGCGCCATCTCGAATGTCGTCCTGGAGTTACCTGGCGTCATTGACCAGAGCATCACGTCGTCAGTCCCAGGTGAACCGCCCAGAGTCCTCGAGTGGGGAGGTACCGAAAAGGGTACACGGATCATCAGCCGAGAACAGTATGAGCTAGTTTAG
- a CDS encoding uncharacterized protein (Similar to TIGR gene model, INSD accession AAW45819.1) — translation MDAVSVYWSLADANCLSRYANKLVPEKGLALSVFDILTAEDGKVTWGNGLMYYKVSFRLMLFAPFVGEVIVGRVLSTTKSYIRVSLGFFQDIYIVPSLLPPNSAYDPQQKAFFWVAGDDESTLTQEQLLNTVVSDSIEWQDVRPTPQAMLAEMNGEAVEGKDPIEKAGFKILATIAESGLGVTAWWPGREENEEMYEE, via the exons ATGGATGCTGTTAGCGTCTATTGGAGTCTAGCTGATGCAAACTGTCTTTCTAGATACGCTAACAAACTTGTCCCAGAAAAGGGTTTGGCCCTCTCTGTGTTTGATATTCTCACAGCCGAAGACGGCAAAGTCACTTGGGGAAATGGCTTAATGTATTATAAGG TGTCTTTCAGATTAATGCTCTTCGCACCTTTTGTTGGAGAAGTCATTGTGGGCCGGGTTCTCTCAACCACAAAGTCTTACATTCGAG TATCTCTGGGCTTTTTCCAAGATATCTACATTGTCCCTTCGCTTTTACCTCCAAACTCCGCCTA TGATCCGCAACAAAAGGCATTTTTCTGGGTGGCTGGTGATGACGAATCGACCTTGACCCAAGAACAGTTGTTAAATACCGTCGTCTCTG ATTCCATCGAATGGCAAGACGTGCGTCCGACGCCCCAGGCCATGTTGGCCGAGATGAACGGCGAGGCCGTGGAAGGGAAGGATCCCATTGAGAAGGCTGGCTTTAAGATCTTG GCGACAATAGCTGAATCAGGTCTTGGCGTGACCGCTTGGTGGCCGGGGCGTGAGGAAAATGAGGAGATGTATGAGGAATAA